Proteins from a single region of Streptococcus mitis:
- a CDS encoding ribitol-5-phosphate dehydrogenase has protein sequence MINQIYQLTKPKFINVKYQEEAIDQENHILIRPNYMAVCHADQRYYQGKRDPKILNKKLPMAMIHESCGTVISDPTGTYEVGQKVVMIPNQPPMQSDEEFYENYMIGTHFLSSGFDGFMREFVSLPKDRVVPYDAIEDTVAAITEFVSVGMHAMNRLLTLAHSKRDRIAVIGDGSLAFVVANIINYTLPEAEIVVIGRHWEKLELFSFAKECYITDNIPEDLAFDHAFECCGGDGTGPAINDLIRYIRPQGTILMMGVSEYKVNLNTRDALEKGLLLVGSSRSGRIDFENAIQMMEVKKFANRLKNILYLEEPVREIKDIHRVFATDLNTAFKTVFKWEV, from the coding sequence ATGATTAATCAAATTTACCAACTAACAAAGCCTAAGTTTATCAATGTCAAATATCAGGAAGAGGCTATTGACCAAGAGAATCATATCCTCATCCGCCCTAATTATATGGCGGTCTGTCATGCGGATCAGCGTTACTACCAAGGAAAACGTGACCCGAAGATTTTGAATAAAAAACTTCCAATGGCAATGATTCACGAGTCATGTGGAACCGTTATTTCTGACCCGACAGGAACCTACGAGGTTGGTCAAAAAGTTGTCATGATTCCCAATCAGCCTCCTATGCAGAGTGATGAAGAATTCTATGAAAACTACATGATAGGGACCCATTTCTTGTCTAGTGGCTTTGATGGCTTTATGAGAGAATTTGTTTCTCTCCCTAAAGATCGTGTGGTGCCTTATGATGCTATCGAAGATACGGTTGCAGCCATTACAGAGTTTGTCAGTGTCGGTATGCATGCTATGAATCGCTTATTGACACTTGCTCATAGCAAGCGGGACCGAATCGCCGTCATCGGAGATGGAAGTTTAGCTTTTGTGGTTGCCAATATTATCAACTATACTCTACCAGAAGCAGAGATTGTGGTTATTGGTCGTCATTGGGAAAAGTTGGAACTCTTCTCTTTTGCCAAGGAATGCTATATTACTGATAATATTCCTGAAGATTTGGCCTTTGACCATGCTTTTGAGTGTTGTGGTGGTGATGGTACTGGACCAGCTATTAATGACTTGATTCGCTACATTCGTCCTCAGGGAACGATTCTCATGATGGGAGTTAGTGAGTATAAAGTCAATCTCAATACACGCGATGCCTTAGAAAAAGGTTTGCTCTTGGTTGGTTCCTCTCGTTCTGGTCGCATTGATTTTGAAAATGCGATTCAAATGATGGAAGTCAAGAAATTCGCTAATCGTCTTAAAAATATCCTTTATCTAGAAGAACCTGTAAGAGAAATTAAAGATATTCACCGTGTCTTTGCTACCGATTTAAATACAGCCTTTAAAACCGTGTTTAAGTGGGAAGTATA
- a CDS encoding 2-C-methyl-D-erythritol 4-phosphate cytidylyltransferase: MIYAGILAGGTGTRMGISNLPKQFLELGDRPILIHTIEKFVLEPSIEKIVVGVHGDWVSHAEDLVDKYLPLHKDRIIITKGGADRNTSIEKIIEAIDAYRPLTPEDIVVTHDSVRPFITLRMIQDNIQLAQNHDAVDTVVEAVDTIVESTNGQFITDIPNRAHLYQGQTPQTFRCKDFMDLYGSLSAEEKEILTDACKIFVIKGKDVALAKGEYSNLKITTVTDLKIAKSMIEEE; encoded by the coding sequence ATGATTTATGCAGGAATTCTTGCCGGTGGAACTGGCACACGTATGGGAATCAGTAATTTGCCAAAACAATTTTTAGAGCTAGGTGATAGACCTATTTTGATTCATACAATTGAAAAATTTGTCTTGGAACCAAGTATTGAAAAAATTGTGGTTGGGGTTCATGGAGACTGGGTTTCCCATGCAGAGGATCTTGTAGATAAATATCTACCTCTTCATAAGGATCGTATCATCATTACAAAAGGTGGTGCTGACCGTAATACGAGTATTGAGAAAATCATTGAAGCCATTGATGCTTATCGTCCGCTTACTCCAGAGGACATCGTTGTTACCCACGATTCTGTTCGTCCATTTATTACGCTTCGCATGATTCAGGACAATATCCAACTTGCTCAAAATCATGACGCAGTGGACACAGTGGTAGAAGCGGTTGATACTATCGTTGAAAGTACTAACGGTCAATTTATTACAGATATTCCAAATCGTGCTCACCTCTATCAAGGACAAACACCTCAAACATTCCGTTGCAAGGACTTCATGGATCTTTACGGTTCTCTCTCTGCCGAAGAGAAAGAAATCTTAACAGATGCATGTAAAATCTTTGTAATCAAAGGAAAAGATGTAGCCTTGGCTAAGGGTGAATATTCAAATCTGAAAATTACTACAGTAACAGATTTGAAGATTGCAAAAAGCATGATTGAGGAAGAGTAA
- the tatA gene encoding twin-arginine translocase TatA/TatE family subunit has translation MGILRDIGAPGLIIIVLGALLIFGPKRLPELGESIGKMLSEFKKAVKGTENQDKKD, from the coding sequence ATGGGAATCTTACGTGATATCGGAGCACCAGGATTGATTATTATTGTTTTAGGAGCTCTCTTGATCTTCGGACCAAAGCGATTGCCTGAACTAGGAGAGTCAATCGGTAAAATGCTGTCTGAATTTAAAAAAGCAGTTAAAGGAACTGAAAATCAAGATAAGAAAGATTAA
- the tatC gene encoding twin-arginine translocase subunit TatC, producing the protein MDRKELTIVEHLVEFRKRLLAVVICFFLVFCVSLLFADQIYQYVTQAFQQKLIVLGPNDILWIYIRLASLMAFTITLPYTVYHIWSFIKPGLKKEEARAIFAYIPASFLCFLVGLAFGFYFVTPVLLQVLLGLGEGLFETQLTAQNYLSFVFQTTLPLALIFELPVIIAFLTSIGLIGPELLITYRRYAYFILLVLAVILTPADFVSDLAMTAPLILLYELSIAISKHIMKRKQKGERNGNLT; encoded by the coding sequence ATGGATAGAAAAGAATTGACAATCGTTGAACATTTGGTAGAATTTAGAAAGAGATTATTGGCAGTGGTCATTTGCTTCTTTTTGGTATTCTGTGTCTCCTTGCTTTTTGCAGACCAGATTTACCAGTATGTGACCCAAGCTTTTCAGCAAAAGTTGATTGTTTTAGGCCCTAATGATATTTTATGGATATACATACGTTTGGCTAGTCTGATGGCCTTTACCATCACCTTGCCTTATACGGTGTATCATATTTGGTCTTTCATCAAGCCAGGTCTAAAGAAGGAAGAAGCTAGAGCGATTTTTGCCTATATTCCAGCTAGTTTCCTTTGTTTTCTAGTTGGACTGGCTTTTGGTTTTTACTTTGTAACACCAGTCTTACTTCAGGTTTTATTAGGGCTAGGAGAAGGTCTATTTGAAACGCAGTTAACCGCTCAAAATTATCTGTCCTTTGTTTTTCAAACGACCTTGCCTTTGGCTCTGATTTTTGAATTGCCAGTTATCATTGCCTTTTTAACGTCAATTGGACTCATTGGACCAGAATTATTGATTACTTATCGCCGATATGCTTATTTTATTTTATTGGTACTCGCAGTCATCTTGACACCAGCTGACTTTGTCAGCGATTTGGCAATGACTGCCCCCTTGATATTACTCTATGAATTGAGTATTGCTATCAGCAAACACATTATGAAACGCAAGCAGAAAGGAGAGAGAAATGGGAATCTTACGTGA
- a CDS encoding FTR1 family protein — translation MVRNYWKAKSWFLVFALLFLIFSPVGAQESLSSYFVKITDASKAVKNGNKSEAQKLVTEMSSDFERVEDSNSDAGKVVKEKLAHSGEITEDKLTQLSSALLAFEKEQNPVDLDAEKEKLVNRLSPRFEALEQAIASKDLEKVREAFKKMNSTWTINESVVRDNSTAYYGRVETAISFLRSSMETEPTDFNSIQTSFEDLKKAIDDFVSGKEVAEASSDLSLKDGTALLKKALEQFQAGDLPSGAASMKEFITIWPTIEGSVSTTNPSLYTRVESESPVIMVKGSEKEYQEKLEKLIADLSQIDTSARYNAFDAMLILLREGVEALLIVMALVTTLKAAKLRKGLKWVYGGAITGIMASLLIAFILQIAFPAVTSGSNREIIEGAVGIFAVAMMILIGIWLHSKSSVKKWNAFMESQMETVTKTGSFISMFALSFLAVFREGAETILFYVGILPRISSFEFVLGISLALLVLVIIAIVMNKASQFFLPHKVFFILTWMIYALAFKILGVSVHALQLTNMVPNHLLTGFPTIDLLGIYPSWEGLVSQLVFVVIVLIVTFRQGEK, via the coding sequence TTGGTCAGAAATTATTGGAAGGCTAAAAGCTGGTTCTTGGTTTTTGCTCTGTTATTTTTAATCTTTTCCCCAGTAGGTGCCCAAGAGAGTTTGAGTTCTTACTTTGTGAAAATCACAGATGCGTCCAAAGCAGTCAAAAATGGTAATAAGTCTGAGGCCCAGAAACTCGTTACAGAGATGTCATCAGATTTTGAAAGAGTGGAAGATAGCAATTCTGATGCTGGTAAAGTCGTTAAGGAAAAGTTAGCCCATTCAGGTGAGATTACTGAAGACAAACTCACCCAACTTTCTTCAGCCTTATTGGCTTTTGAAAAAGAACAAAATCCTGTTGACTTAGATGCGGAAAAGGAAAAATTGGTTAACCGTCTAAGTCCTCGTTTTGAAGCCTTGGAACAAGCCATTGCCTCCAAAGATTTGGAAAAGGTTCGAGAGGCCTTTAAGAAAATGAATTCTACTTGGACCATCAATGAAAGTGTGGTTCGTGACAACAGTACGGCCTATTATGGACGTGTTGAAACAGCTATTTCCTTTCTACGTAGTAGCATGGAAACCGAGCCTACAGATTTTAACTCGATTCAAACTTCCTTTGAGGACTTGAAAAAGGCTATTGATGATTTTGTGAGTGGAAAAGAAGTCGCAGAAGCATCTTCTGATTTGAGTCTTAAAGACGGCACTGCCCTTTTGAAGAAGGCTTTGGAACAATTCCAAGCTGGTGATTTACCATCAGGAGCAGCTAGTATGAAGGAATTTATTACTATCTGGCCAACTATTGAAGGTTCTGTCAGCACGACCAATCCATCCCTCTATACTAGAGTGGAGAGTGAAAGCCCTGTGATTATGGTCAAAGGAAGTGAGAAGGAATACCAAGAAAAATTAGAAAAACTAATTGCAGATCTATCACAAATTGATACTAGCGCACGTTACAATGCCTTTGATGCTATGCTGATCCTCTTGAGAGAAGGAGTAGAAGCTCTCTTAATCGTTATGGCCTTGGTGACAACCTTGAAAGCAGCCAAGTTGCGAAAAGGCCTCAAGTGGGTTTATGGTGGTGCTATCACTGGAATCATGGCCAGTCTTCTTATTGCTTTTATTCTGCAAATTGCCTTTCCAGCAGTAACATCAGGCTCCAATCGTGAAATCATCGAAGGAGCAGTTGGGATTTTTGCAGTTGCTATGATGATTTTGATTGGAATCTGGCTCCACAGCAAATCTTCTGTCAAAAAATGGAATGCCTTTATGGAGTCGCAAATGGAAACAGTGACTAAAACAGGTTCTTTCATTTCCATGTTTGCCCTCAGTTTTCTAGCTGTTTTCCGTGAGGGAGCAGAAACCATTCTTTTTTATGTTGGGATTTTACCAAGAATTTCCAGTTTTGAATTTGTCTTGGGAATTTCACTTGCCTTGCTGGTTCTGGTAATTATTGCTATTGTGATGAACAAGGCCAGTCAATTCTTCCTGCCTCATAAGGTCTTCTTTATCTTGACTTGGATGATTTATGCTTTGGCATTCAAGATTCTAGGGGTTAGTGTCCACGCTCTTCAGTTGACTAATATGGTACCAAATCACTTGCTGACAGGATTTCCAACAATCGACTTACTTGGAATTTATCCAAGTTGGGAAGGTTTGGTTAGCCAGCTAGTCTTTGTTGTTATTGTCTTGATTGTCACTTTCAGGCAGGGTGAAAAATAG
- the efeB gene encoding iron uptake transporter deferrochelatase/peroxidase subunit — translation MTEKDEKFFEKKMDRREFLKKAGIGGAGLALGLSGASAFFAPKLGNQEKISYGNEKIAFYGKHQAGISTPMQKNIYFVVLDLHTTDKDKIIQLFKDWTDYSAKLVEGELVKKDGQNALLPPSDTGETVGLNPHRLTLTFGVSASFLKKMNLENKRPQLFRDLPPFPKEQLREKYTGGDIVIQACADDEQVAFHAIRNLIRKGRNAVTLRWSQSGFAAIGDRMETPRNLFGFKDGTANPTKEQDFDRVIWADSKDWMENGSYMAVRRIQMFLETWDRTSLEEQENTFGRYKESGAPFGKKNEFDEVDLSLLPDDSHVRLAKEVDKPLLRRSYSYSDGIDEKTGQFDTGLLFISFQKDPDNFVKVQTNLGATDKMNEYITHIGSGLFACFGGVKKGGYIGQKLLEG, via the coding sequence ATGACTGAAAAAGACGAAAAGTTTTTTGAGAAGAAAATGGACCGTCGAGAATTTCTAAAAAAAGCAGGGATTGGAGGGGCTGGTTTAGCGCTAGGACTCTCTGGTGCTTCTGCTTTTTTCGCACCTAAGCTTGGGAATCAGGAAAAAATCTCGTACGGAAATGAAAAAATTGCTTTTTACGGCAAGCATCAAGCAGGCATTAGTACGCCCATGCAAAAGAATATCTATTTTGTTGTCTTGGATTTGCATACGACAGATAAGGATAAGATTATCCAGTTGTTTAAGGATTGGACAGATTATAGTGCCAAATTAGTAGAGGGAGAATTGGTCAAAAAAGATGGCCAGAATGCTCTCTTACCTCCGAGTGATACTGGTGAGACAGTCGGGCTCAATCCGCATCGTTTGACCCTGACTTTTGGTGTGTCTGCAAGTTTCTTGAAAAAGATGAACTTGGAAAACAAGCGTCCTCAATTGTTCAGAGATTTACCGCCTTTTCCTAAGGAGCAATTACGTGAAAAATATACTGGCGGGGATATTGTCATCCAGGCCTGTGCAGATGATGAGCAGGTTGCCTTTCATGCCATTCGCAATCTCATCCGTAAGGGGAGAAATGCAGTGACCCTTCGTTGGAGTCAGTCTGGTTTTGCAGCTATTGGTGACCGGATGGAAACACCGCGTAATCTCTTTGGTTTTAAAGATGGAACAGCAAATCCAACCAAGGAGCAAGACTTTGACCGCGTTATCTGGGCTGATAGTAAGGACTGGATGGAAAATGGTTCTTATATGGCAGTGCGTCGGATTCAGATGTTTTTAGAGACCTGGGACCGCACTAGTCTTGAAGAACAAGAAAATACTTTTGGTCGTTACAAGGAAAGTGGTGCCCCCTTTGGTAAGAAGAACGAGTTTGATGAAGTGGATTTGAGTCTTTTGCCAGATGATTCGCATGTTCGTTTAGCCAAGGAAGTGGACAAGCCCCTTTTGCGTCGTTCTTATTCTTACTCAGATGGGATTGATGAAAAGACTGGTCAGTTTGATACGGGCTTGCTCTTCATTTCTTTCCAGAAGGATCCAGATAACTTTGTCAAGGTTCAAACCAATCTAGGTGCTACAGATAAGATGAATGAATACATCACTCACATCGGTAGTGGACTCTTTGCTTGCTTTGGTGGTGTGAAGAAAGGAGGCTACATTGGTCAGAAATTATTGGAAGGCTAA
- the efeO gene encoding iron uptake system protein EfeO: MKKLGFVLLSSALLLTACANNQSKPSNTSDSSKVTALSEDKQKMLDKATADYKIFVQEQIDKLLTDTEGFVKLLKEGKLEEAKKVYPLIRMSYERSEPIAESFGESDVKIDFRLADYMDENKTEEGWSGFHRIERILWEDNTTKGTESYGDQLVNDIKELKAKIATVDVDYKVMLTGAVDLLNEVATSKITGEEEIYSHTDLYDFRANIEGAEKIFQLFKPLLEKSDADLVKELEVDFKSVNSLLDKHMTDKEHYKLYTDLTKEDTKELSEAVTKLGEPLSQMGKFLSGE; encoded by the coding sequence ATGAAAAAACTAGGTTTTGTCCTTTTATCTTCAGCCTTGCTATTGACAGCTTGTGCTAACAACCAATCTAAGCCAAGCAACACAAGTGATTCGTCTAAGGTGACAGCCCTTTCTGAAGACAAGCAAAAAATGCTTGATAAGGCCACTGCTGACTATAAGATTTTTGTGCAAGAGCAAATTGATAAACTCTTGACAGATACGGAAGGCTTTGTCAAACTGTTGAAAGAAGGTAAGTTAGAAGAAGCCAAGAAGGTTTATCCACTGATTCGTATGTCTTATGAGCGTTCAGAACCGATTGCCGAGAGTTTTGGTGAGTCAGATGTCAAGATTGACTTCCGTTTGGCAGACTACATGGACGAAAACAAGACAGAAGAAGGTTGGTCAGGTTTCCACCGTATCGAGCGTATCCTTTGGGAAGACAATACAACTAAAGGAACTGAAAGCTATGGCGATCAATTAGTCAATGATATCAAGGAATTGAAAGCCAAGATTGCAACTGTAGATGTGGATTACAAGGTTATGTTGACTGGAGCAGTTGACTTGCTTAATGAAGTAGCGACAAGTAAGATTACAGGTGAAGAGGAAATTTATTCTCATACAGACTTGTATGACTTCCGTGCCAATATCGAAGGAGCTGAGAAGATTTTCCAACTCTTTAAACCATTACTAGAAAAATCAGATGCTGATTTAGTTAAAGAATTAGAAGTTGATTTCAAATCTGTTAATAGTTTGCTGGATAAACACATGACTGACAAGGAACATTACAAGCTCTACACAGATTTGACAAAAGAAGATACCAAAGAATTGTCAGAAGCTGTGACAAAACTTGGTGAGCCTCTATCACAAATGGGTAAATTTCTTAGTGGAGAATAA
- a CDS encoding YbaB/EbfC family nucleoid-associated protein: protein MMNMQNMMRQAQKLQKQMEQSQAELAAMQFVGKSAQDLVQATLTGDKKVVSIDFNPAVVDPEDLETLSDMTVQAINSALEQIDETTKKKLGAFAGKLPF, encoded by the coding sequence ATGATGAACATGCAAAATATGATGCGTCAAGCACAAAAACTTCAAAAACAAATGGAACAAAGCCAAGCAGAACTTGCGGCTATGCAATTTGTCGGCAAATCTGCTCAAGACCTTGTCCAAGCGACCTTAACTGGAGATAAGAAAGTTGTCAGCATTGACTTCAATCCAGCTGTCGTTGACCCAGAAGACCTTGAAACTCTTTCTGATATGACCGTTCAAGCAATCAACTCTGCTCTTGAACAAATCGATGAAACTACCAAGAAAAAACTGGGTGCTTTCGCTGGGAAATTGCCATTCTGA
- a CDS encoding methionyl aminopeptidase: MITLKSAREIEAMDKAGDFLASIHIGLRDLIKPGVDMWEVEEYVRRRCKEENFLPLQIGVDGAMMDYPYATCCSLNDEVAHAFPRHYILKDGDLLKVDMVLGGPIAKSDLNISKLNFNNVEQMKKYTQSYSGGLADSCWAYAVGTPSEEVKNLMNVTKEAMYKGIEQAVVGNRIGDIGAAIQEYAESRGYGVVRDLVGHGVGPTMHEEPMVPNYGIAGRGLRLREGMVLTIEPMINTGDWEIDTDMKTGWAHKTIDGGLSCQYEHQFVITKDGPVILTSQGEEGTY, translated from the coding sequence ATGATAACATTAAAATCAGCTCGTGAAATCGAAGCTATGGACAAGGCTGGTGATTTTCTAGCAAGTATTCATATCGGCTTACGTGATTTGATTAAGCCTGGCGTAGATATGTGGGAAGTAGAAGAGTATGTTCGCCGTCGTTGTAAGGAAGAAAATTTCCTTCCACTTCAGATTGGGGTTGATGGTGCCATGATGGACTATCCTTATGCTACCTGTTGTTCTCTTAACGATGAAGTGGCTCATGCTTTCCCTCGTCACTATATCTTGAAAGATGGTGATTTGCTCAAAGTTGATATGGTTTTGGGAGGTCCAATTGCTAAATCGGATTTGAATATCTCAAAATTAAACTTCAACAATGTTGAGCAAATGAAAAAATACACTCAGAGCTATTCTGGTGGTCTAGCAGATTCTTGTTGGGCTTATGCTGTAGGTACACCATCCGAAGAAGTGAAAAACTTGATGAATGTAACTAAAGAAGCCATGTATAAGGGCATTGAGCAAGCTGTTGTTGGGAACCGTATTGGTGATATTGGTGCAGCCATTCAAGAATACGCTGAAAGTCGTGGTTATGGTGTAGTGCGTGATTTGGTTGGTCATGGTGTTGGCCCAACTATGCACGAAGAACCAATGGTTCCTAACTATGGTATTGCTGGTCGTGGGCTTCGTCTCCGTGAAGGAATGGTATTGACCATTGAACCAATGATCAATACAGGTGACTGGGAAATTGATACAGATATGAAAACTGGCTGGGCGCATAAGACCATTGACGGTGGACTGTCATGCCAATATGAACACCAATTTGTCATTACTAAGGATGGTCCGGTAATCTTGACTAGCCAAGGTGAAGAAGGAACTTATTAA
- the spxR gene encoding CBS-HotDog domain-containing transcription factor SpxR, translating into MSKHQEILSYLEELAVGKRVSVRSISNHLGVSDGTAYRAIKEAENRGIVETRPRSGTIRVKSQKVAIERLTFAEIAEVTSSEVLAGQEGLEREFSKFSIGAMTEQNILSYLHDGGLLIVGDRTRIQLLALENENAVLVTGGFQVHDDVIKLANQKGIPVLRSKHDTFTVATMINKALSNVQIKTDILTVEKLYRPSHEYGFLRETDTVKDYLDLVRKNRSSRFPVINQHQVVIGVVTMRDAGDKSPSTTIDKVMSRSLFLVGLSTNIANVSQRMIAEDFEMVPVVRNNQTLLGVVTRRDVMEKMSRSQVSALPTFSEQIGQKLSYHHDEVVITVEPFMLEKNGVLANGVLSEILTHMTQDLVVNSGRNLIIEQMLIYFLQAVQIDDILRIQARIIHHTRRSAIIDYDIYHGHQIVSKANVTVKIN; encoded by the coding sequence ATGAGTAAGCATCAGGAAATTCTAAGCTATTTGGAGGAATTAGCTGTCGGTAAAAGAGTCAGTGTTCGTAGCATTTCCAACCATCTAGGAGTCAGTGATGGAACGGCCTATCGGGCTATCAAGGAAGCTGAAAACCGTGGAATTGTGGAGACTCGTCCTAGAAGTGGTACTATTCGTGTTAAATCTCAGAAAGTTGCTATCGAAAGATTAACATTTGCTGAAATTGCAGAAGTGACGTCTTCTGAGGTTTTGGCTGGGCAAGAAGGTTTAGAGAGAGAATTTAGTAAGTTTTCAATTGGTGCCATGACTGAACAAAATATCTTGTCATACCTTCACGATGGGGGGCTCTTGATTGTCGGAGACCGTACTCGTATCCAATTACTAGCTCTGGAAAATGAAAATGCAGTTCTGGTTACAGGTGGATTTCAGGTTCATGATGATGTGATTAAACTGGCCAATCAAAAAGGAATTCCAGTTCTGAGAAGTAAGCATGACACGTTCACTGTCGCGACCATGATCAATAAAGCCCTGTCAAATGTACAAATCAAGACTGATATTTTGACAGTTGAGAAACTTTACCGTCCGAGTCATGAGTATGGTTTTCTGAGGGAAACAGACACAGTCAAAGATTATTTGGACTTGGTGCGTAAGAATCGTAGCAGCCGTTTCCCTGTTATCAATCAACATCAGGTTGTTATTGGTGTTGTAACCATGAGAGACGCTGGTGATAAGTCACCAAGTACTACAATTGACAAGGTCATGTCTCGTAGTCTATTTTTGGTTGGATTATCGACAAATATTGCCAATGTGAGTCAACGGATGATTGCAGAAGACTTTGAAATGGTACCAGTTGTTCGGAATAATCAAACCTTGCTTGGAGTTGTGACACGACGAGATGTCATGGAGAAGATGAGTCGTTCCCAAGTTTCGGCTCTACCAACATTTTCTGAGCAGATTGGTCAAAAACTTTCTTATCACCATGATGAAGTCGTCATTACAGTTGAGCCCTTTATGCTTGAAAAAAATGGTGTTTTGGCTAATGGTGTATTATCTGAAATTCTGACTCACATGACACAAGATTTAGTTGTGAATAGCGGGCGCAATCTCATTATCGAGCAGATGCTGATCTACTTTTTGCAGGCTGTTCAGATTGATGATATACTGCGCATTCAAGCACGGATTATCCATCATACGAGACGGTCAGCTATTATTGACTACGATATTTATCATGGTCATCAAATTGTTTCAAAAGCTAATGTAACCGTTAAAATTAATTAG
- a CDS encoding GNAT family N-acetyltransferase: MNIWTKLAMFSIFETDRLYLRPFFFSDSQDFHEIASNPENLQFIFPSQASLEESQYALANYFMKAPLGVWAICDKKSEKMIGSIKFEKLDEIKKEAELGYFLRKDAWSQGFMTEVVRKFCQLSFEEFGLKQLSIITHLENEASQRVALKSGFRLIRQFKGSDRYTRKMRDYLEFRYLKGEFNE, from the coding sequence ATGAATATTTGGACCAAATTAGCAATGTTTTCTATCTTTGAAACGGATCGCTTGTATTTGCGTCCTTTCTTTTTTAGTGATAGTCAGGACTTCCATGAGATAGCTTCAAATCCAGAAAACTTACAATTCATTTTTCCAAGTCAAGCTAGTTTGGAAGAGAGTCAATATGCACTGGCCAATTATTTTATGAAGGCTCCTTTAGGAGTATGGGCTATTTGTGACAAGAAAAGTGAAAAAATGATTGGTTCAATTAAGTTTGAGAAGCTAGATGAAATTAAAAAAGAAGCAGAACTTGGTTATTTTTTGAGAAAAGATGCTTGGTCCCAAGGCTTTATGACAGAAGTTGTAAGAAAATTTTGCCAACTTTCTTTTGAGGAATTTGGTTTAAAACAATTATCCATCATTACTCATCTTGAAAATGAAGCTAGCCAACGGGTTGCTCTTAAGTCTGGATTTCGATTGATTCGTCAGTTTAAAGGAAGTGATCGCTATACAAGAAAAATGCGGGATTATCTTGAATTTCGGTATTTAAAAGGAGAATTCAATGAGTAA